A stretch of the Halorussus salinus genome encodes the following:
- a CDS encoding pyridoxal phosphate-dependent aminotransferase, which yields MVSERATRTTPFAAMDVLERANRMDDVVHLEVGEPDFDTPAAVTDAAVAALRAGETGYTSSKGKPELRRAIADYYDRRYGVDVSPERIVVTSGSSPALLLAFSTLVDPGDEVVLTDPYYACYPNFVRQTGGRISTVPLSADEGFRPSVDAFARTVTSETEALLLNSPANPTGAVLDGSTLDELVSVADRADATVVSDEVYHGLTYEGEDHTVLEYTDDAFVVDGFSKRFAMTGWRLGWMVAPEEYVGHVNRIAQNTLICAPNFVQSGGVAALESGDDFLDDVRETYRERRDLLVSEVEDWGLSMGYTPGGAYYLLVDVSDLPGDAFDAADFLLEDAGVAMTPGPDFGTNAEECLRISYANSAERLVEASERVQRALDSVEIPTAD from the coding sequence ATGGTATCGGAGCGCGCGACGCGAACGACCCCGTTCGCCGCGATGGACGTTCTCGAACGGGCCAACCGCATGGACGACGTGGTACATCTCGAAGTGGGCGAGCCGGATTTCGACACTCCGGCGGCAGTCACCGATGCGGCAGTCGCGGCGCTCCGAGCAGGCGAAACCGGCTACACCTCCTCGAAGGGGAAACCGGAACTGCGGCGCGCCATCGCCGACTACTACGACCGGCGCTACGGCGTGGACGTGTCGCCCGAGCGCATCGTGGTGACCTCCGGGTCGTCGCCTGCGCTCCTGCTGGCGTTCTCGACGCTGGTGGACCCCGGCGACGAAGTGGTACTGACCGACCCCTACTACGCCTGCTACCCGAACTTCGTCCGCCAGACCGGCGGGCGCATCTCGACGGTCCCGCTGTCGGCCGACGAGGGATTCCGCCCGAGCGTGGACGCGTTCGCGCGCACGGTGACTTCCGAAACGGAAGCACTCCTGCTCAACTCGCCCGCGAACCCGACCGGCGCGGTACTCGACGGTTCGACCCTCGACGAACTCGTCTCCGTCGCCGACCGGGCCGACGCCACGGTGGTCTCCGACGAGGTGTACCACGGCCTGACCTACGAGGGCGAGGACCACACCGTCTTGGAGTACACCGACGACGCCTTCGTCGTAGACGGCTTCTCCAAGCGATTCGCCATGACGGGGTGGCGACTCGGCTGGATGGTCGCGCCCGAGGAGTACGTCGGTCACGTCAACCGTATCGCCCAGAACACGCTCATCTGCGCGCCGAACTTCGTCCAGTCGGGCGGCGTCGCGGCGCTCGAATCCGGCGACGACTTCTTGGACGACGTTCGGGAGACGTATCGGGAGCGCCGGGACCTCCTCGTGAGCGAAGTCGAGGACTGGGGGCTGAGCATGGGGTACACGCCGGGCGGCGCGTACTACCTGCTGGTGGACGTGAGCGACCTGCCGGGCGACGCGTTCGACGCCGCCGACTTCCTCCTCGAAGACGCGGGCGTGGCGATGACGCCCGGTCCGGACTTCGGGACCAACGCCGAGGAGTGCCTGCGAATCTCCTACGCCAACAGCGCCGAGCGACTGGTCGAGGCGTCCGAGCGCGTCCAGCGGGCGCTCGACAGCGTGGAGATTCCGACGGCCGACTGA
- the lrpA1 gene encoding HTH-type transcriptional regulator LrpA1, with the protein MSTQSTEDRILSVLEEDAQASYAEIADRANVSKPTVRKYIEKLEDEGVIVGYSAEIDPKKLSSKSIALVGMDVASEKYVEATRDLKALDEVETLYSSSGDHMLMAEVRAADGDAVGDVISEKMLDIDGVTAAHPSFLQERLK; encoded by the coding sequence ATGAGTACACAGTCAACGGAGGACCGAATCCTCTCGGTCCTCGAAGAGGACGCCCAAGCGTCCTACGCGGAAATCGCCGACCGGGCGAACGTCTCGAAGCCCACGGTCCGCAAGTACATCGAGAAACTCGAAGACGAGGGCGTCATCGTCGGCTACTCTGCGGAAATCGACCCGAAGAAGCTCTCTAGCAAGTCTATCGCGCTCGTGGGGATGGACGTGGCCAGCGAGAAGTACGTCGAGGCGACCCGCGACCTGAAGGCGCTGGACGAGGTGGAGACGCTGTACTCCTCGTCGGGCGACCACATGCTCATGGCGGAAGTCCGCGCGGCGGACGGCGACGCCGTGGGCGACGTTATCAGCGAGAAGATGCTGGACATCGACGGCGTGACCGCGGCCCACCCGTCGTTCCTACAAGAACGTCTGAAGTAA